One Helianthus annuus cultivar XRQ/B chromosome 12, HanXRQr2.0-SUNRISE, whole genome shotgun sequence genomic region harbors:
- the LOC110895252 gene encoding phosphoribosylglycinamide formyltransferase, chloroplastic, with product MDTLFNPSSTSSFTFIQTHKNPQSFSLRTCGYLPFSSQFKTQSWVCLKAQEFHNLTPLNVLKKRGLKCVSSGEGLADEGEGIRRKNLAVFVSGGGSNFRAVHQATVSGDVHGSFVVLVTNKHDCGGANYARENGIPVIIYPNTKGEPEGLSSTDLVAALSKYKIDFILLAGYLKLIPSELIRAYPKSILNIHPSLLPAFGGKGYYGTKVHKAVIASGARYSGPTIHFVDEHYDTGRILAQRIVPVLANDTVEELAARVLRQEHKMYAEVAAAVCDERVIWREDGVPIIQSKANPNHYS from the exons ATGGATACCCTTTTCAATCCTAGTTCAACTTCATCCTTCACATTCATCCAAACCCACAAAAATCCACAATCTTTTTCACTCCGTACTTGTGGCTATCTTCCGTTTAGTTCACAGTTCAAAACTCAGAGCTGGGTGTGTTTAAAAGCCCAAGAATTTCATAATTTAACGCCTTTAAATGTATTGAAGAAGAGAGGGTTGAAGTGTGTAAGTAGTGGTGAAGGGTTAGCTGATGAAGGGGAGGGGATTAGAAGGAAGAATCTTGCTGTTTTTGTTTCGGGTGGTGGGTCGAATTTTCGGGCTGTTCATCAGGCGACTGTTAGTGGAGATGTTCATGGGAGCTTTGTTGTTTTGGTCACTAATAAGCATG ATTGTGGTGGTGCAAACTATGCAAGAGAGAACGGTATCCCTGTTATAATATACCCCAACACAAAAGGCGAACCCGAAGGTCTGTCTTCTACCGATCTTGTAGCTGCTCTAAG TAAGTACAAGATTGACTTTATTCTTCTAGCGGGATATTTGAAGCTTATACCATCCGAGTTAATTCGAGCGTATCCGAAATCAATCTTGAATATTCATCCTTCACTTCTTCCCGCTTTCGGAGGCAAAGGGTATTATGGTACAAAGGTGCATAAAGCTGTTATTGCTTCTGGAGCTAG ATATTCGGGCCCCACGATCCATTTTGTTGACGAGCATTACGACACGGGGCGCATTCTAGCTCAAAGAATAGTTCCGGTGCTTGCTAACGATACCGTTGAAGAACTTGCTGCAAGGGTTCTTCGCCAG GAACATAAAATGTATGCAGAAGTAGCGGCTGCAGTATGTGACGAGCGTGTGATTTGGAGAGAAGATGGTGTTCCCATCATACAAAGCAAAGCTAACCCTAATCATTATAGCTAA